In Candidatus Dormiibacterota bacterium, a single genomic region encodes these proteins:
- the gnd gene encoding decarboxylating 6-phosphogluconate dehydrogenase, whose product MRLGMIGLGRMGGNMVTRLLGGGHEVVVYARTAQSVQQAAAGGALASTGLPDLVSQLSPPRVVWVMVPAGKPTDDTIDTLAALLSPGDVVIDGGNTNYKEGLLAYERCKQHGIALVDAGTSGGIWGLREGYCLMVGGDDAAVKACEPIFKTLAPEQGYAHVGGPGAGHFSKMVHNGVEYGMLQAYGEGFEILARSSFDYDLRQVAEVWRHGSVVRSWLLDLAVLAFDEDPKLEKIAGYVDDTGEGRWTVQAAIDENVPSPVITLALLARLASRQDESFSAKVIAALRNQFGGHAVKSEPRSGA is encoded by the coding sequence ATGCGACTTGGAATGATCGGTCTCGGCCGCATGGGCGGCAACATGGTAACGCGCCTTCTTGGTGGCGGGCACGAAGTGGTCGTCTACGCGCGTACCGCTCAATCCGTGCAGCAGGCCGCGGCTGGGGGCGCGCTCGCGTCTACCGGCCTGCCGGATCTCGTATCGCAGCTCTCACCTCCGCGCGTCGTTTGGGTGATGGTGCCGGCCGGAAAGCCGACGGACGACACGATCGATACGCTCGCTGCACTGCTCTCCCCTGGCGACGTCGTGATCGACGGCGGCAACACCAACTACAAGGAAGGCTTGCTCGCGTACGAACGCTGCAAGCAGCACGGCATCGCTCTGGTCGACGCCGGCACGAGCGGCGGCATCTGGGGATTACGGGAAGGCTACTGCCTGATGGTCGGCGGCGACGATGCCGCCGTAAAGGCGTGCGAGCCGATATTCAAAACGCTCGCGCCCGAGCAAGGATACGCTCACGTCGGCGGCCCGGGCGCCGGCCACTTCTCGAAGATGGTGCATAACGGCGTGGAGTATGGCATGCTTCAGGCCTACGGCGAGGGCTTCGAGATTCTTGCGCGCTCGTCGTTCGATTACGACCTGCGGCAGGTCGCGGAGGTCTGGCGGCACGGAAGCGTCGTGCGTTCGTGGTTGCTCGATCTCGCGGTTCTCGCGTTCGACGAGGACCCCAAACTCGAAAAGATCGCCGGGTACGTCGACGACACCGGCGAAGGACGTTGGACGGTACAAGCGGCAATCGACGAGAACGTCCCGTCGCCGGTGATCACGCTCGCACTGCTCGCACGCCTCGCGTCGCGTCAGGACGAATCCTTCAGCGCCAAAGTCATCGCGGCGCTCCGCAACCAGTTCGGCGGCCACGCCGTGAAGTCGGAGCCTCGAAGCGGTGCTTGA
- the zwf gene encoding glucose-6-phosphate dehydrogenase, producing the protein MLDTSLSPASGDGERTNPLRAGIESDRISDPCSVVLFGASGDLFKRMLLPAIWALRLRGILPSGFALIGFARTKYSDQEFRDYCREQIDAFAPDGSKPQGELWESFAQCLSYVTADFKQVAHFQELRKRLDDNDKRLGTGGNRLFYLATPPSVFPGIIEMLRRANLDPRNNERGWTRIVIEKPFGTDLASARALQKIVDRVFGEHDVYRIDHYLGKEPVQDIMALRFANTIFEPIWNRNYVQSVQITSAESIGIEDRGSYYENAGALRDMIQNHVLNLLALVAMEPPASSEADAIRNEKLNVFSAIAPPHHEDVMSMATRGQYGAGIVDGAKVPGYRDEPGVAPNSNTETFAALRVSIDNWRWAGVPFYLRSGKRLARKISEIVVTFKPIPHRLYGESTDAIEPNILVIKIEPDEGVALRFEAKVPGPKSHIRSVFMDFNYGTGFGFHSPPAYERLLADAMRGDQTLFTRWDAVELAWEIITPVLDVWQNTKDFTFPNYAAGSQGPDSASRLLPEWRRL; encoded by the coding sequence GTGCTTGATACGTCGCTCTCGCCTGCGTCCGGCGATGGCGAGCGCACGAACCCCCTGCGCGCCGGCATCGAGAGCGACCGCATCTCCGATCCCTGCAGCGTCGTGCTCTTCGGCGCGAGCGGCGATCTTTTCAAGCGCATGTTGCTTCCCGCGATCTGGGCGTTGCGGCTGCGGGGCATCCTTCCCAGCGGATTCGCGCTGATTGGATTCGCGCGAACGAAATACAGCGACCAAGAGTTTCGCGATTATTGCCGCGAGCAGATCGACGCGTTCGCGCCGGATGGATCGAAACCGCAGGGCGAGCTCTGGGAGAGTTTCGCACAGTGTTTGAGCTACGTCACCGCGGATTTCAAGCAGGTCGCGCACTTTCAGGAACTGCGCAAGCGTTTGGACGACAACGACAAACGGCTTGGAACCGGCGGCAACCGCCTCTTCTATCTCGCGACCCCGCCGTCGGTCTTTCCGGGGATCATCGAGATGCTTCGGCGCGCAAACCTGGACCCTCGCAACAACGAGCGTGGCTGGACGCGCATCGTCATCGAGAAGCCGTTTGGCACCGACCTCGCTTCCGCACGAGCCCTCCAGAAGATCGTGGATCGCGTCTTCGGCGAGCACGACGTCTATCGCATAGACCACTATCTGGGCAAAGAGCCGGTGCAGGATATCATGGCCCTGCGCTTTGCGAACACGATTTTCGAGCCGATATGGAATCGCAACTACGTGCAATCGGTGCAGATCACGTCGGCGGAATCTATCGGCATCGAAGACCGCGGCAGCTACTATGAAAATGCCGGCGCCTTGCGCGACATGATCCAGAACCACGTGCTCAACCTGCTCGCCCTCGTGGCCATGGAGCCGCCGGCGAGCTCGGAAGCCGACGCGATCCGCAACGAAAAGCTCAACGTCTTCTCGGCGATCGCACCGCCGCACCACGAAGACGTGATGAGCATGGCGACACGCGGGCAATACGGCGCGGGCATCGTCGACGGCGCGAAGGTGCCCGGATACCGCGACGAACCCGGCGTTGCACCGAACTCGAACACTGAGACGTTCGCAGCGCTGCGCGTGAGCATCGACAACTGGCGCTGGGCCGGCGTTCCGTTCTACCTGCGCTCGGGAAAGCGCCTCGCGCGAAAGATATCCGAGATCGTCGTCACGTTCAAGCCGATTCCGCATCGGCTCTACGGCGAGTCGACGGACGCAATCGAACCAAACATACTCGTCATCAAGATTGAGCCCGACGAAGGAGTGGCGCTGCGCTTCGAGGCGAAGGTTCCCGGTCCGAAGAGCCACATTCGTAGCGTATTCATGGATTTCAACTACGGAACGGGCTTTGGATTTCACTCGCCGCCTGCGTACGAGCGCCTTCTCGCCGACGCGATGCGCGGAGATCAGACGCTGTTCACGCGTTGGGATGCGGTGGAGCTTGCCTGGGAGATTATCACGCCGGTTCTCGACGTGTGGCAGAACACGAAAGACTTCACCTTCCCCAACTATGCTGCCGGAAGCCAGGGCCCGGATTCGGCCTCTCGCCTCCTTCCAGAGTGGCGGCGATTATGA
- a CDS encoding OpcA/G6PD domain-containing protein: protein MSVNARIATMTLLVFVEDPQLVPWVRERAQRLARRHASRVVLLNAGLAQSHPQQTDGAEWTEVGVQGASAENIHVLASRLLPPAVPRILLWAAPQTASDERFVRLAPEMRTTLLDSSRARDDDAALRDLVAFCGENCGAESIHDLAYLRLAPWQEVVADFFDERAFVEDLFDLRRVTIASGSDAEGYYLLGWLASRLSWTPDGNRTFRQKRRARGIAYAIVREGQPRRVKRITLESGTTRFQAQLCDTDAVSLEVSGTKQRPPRVAPLHGVDVASLIERAILHEQRDPVFRESLDVAGHLLAADGG from the coding sequence ATGAGCGTCAACGCGCGCATCGCGACGATGACGCTGCTCGTCTTCGTCGAAGATCCACAGCTGGTGCCGTGGGTGCGCGAGCGCGCACAGCGGCTGGCCCGGCGGCATGCGTCGCGCGTCGTCCTCCTGAATGCCGGCCTTGCGCAGAGCCATCCGCAGCAGACGGACGGCGCGGAATGGACCGAAGTGGGCGTGCAAGGAGCGTCGGCGGAGAATATCCACGTGCTTGCGTCGCGCCTCTTGCCGCCTGCGGTGCCCCGCATTCTTCTCTGGGCGGCGCCGCAAACCGCAAGCGACGAACGCTTCGTGCGCCTCGCACCGGAGATGCGCACGACGCTCCTCGACAGCTCGCGCGCGCGCGACGACGATGCCGCGCTTCGCGATCTCGTCGCGTTCTGCGGCGAGAACTGCGGCGCTGAATCGATTCACGATCTCGCCTATCTCCGGCTAGCGCCTTGGCAAGAGGTCGTTGCGGATTTTTTCGACGAGCGCGCTTTCGTCGAGGATCTGTTCGACCTTCGCCGCGTCACGATTGCGAGCGGTTCAGACGCCGAAGGCTACTACCTGCTCGGGTGGCTCGCGAGCCGGCTCTCGTGGACGCCCGACGGCAATCGCACCTTCCGGCAGAAGCGCCGCGCGCGAGGGATCGCCTACGCAATCGTGCGTGAGGGCCAACCACGCCGGGTGAAGCGCATCACCCTAGAATCGGGAACAACGCGCTTTCAAGCGCAGCTCTGCGATACCGATGCCGTCTCGCTCGAGGTCAGCGGGACCAAGCAGCGCCCCCCGCGCGTCGCGCCCCTGCACGGCGTGGACGTCGCCTCGCTCATCGAGCGCGCGATCTTGCACGAGCAGCGCGATCCCGTTTTCCGCGAGTCGCTCGACGTCGCGGGGCATCTTCTCGCGGCCGATGGCGGCTAG